The following are encoded in a window of Campylobacter concisus ATCC 51562 genomic DNA:
- a CDS encoding glycosyltransferase family 4 protein, giving the protein MKKIVFLRINPNAVGGAERYLRRLTKALKDVGMDTSIRSYLGEARISSWKKALKFNAQVKRQKQNDEVYFSLERVSCTDIYRAGDGVHKIYRATKPFWWVNPLNFVYPYLEKRCFKNSKKIIANSNYIKEQIISAYGVDESKIVTIYNGINLPQKVEKGEAKLSVCEEFGLDYNLPIVLFVGNGFKRKGVKDFLLLVSKLKTPVNALIVGKDKNLNSYKKLAKKLKINAFFTGEQKMTAKFYEASDIFIFPTHYEPFSNVVLEALSFKNIVFTTAQNGAAEILENRFIMREPNDESILELVEQVLNDNDMMRELQEKSFLLSQKFSIEENASKTLEIINEVLNLE; this is encoded by the coding sequence ATGAAAAAAATAGTTTTTTTACGTATCAATCCAAACGCAGTCGGTGGTGCCGAACGCTATTTAAGAAGGCTTACTAAAGCCCTAAAAGACGTAGGTATGGACACTTCTATACGCTCATATCTAGGGGAGGCTAGGATCTCGTCATGGAAAAAGGCTTTGAAATTTAACGCACAGGTAAAACGCCAGAAACAAAACGATGAGGTATATTTTAGCTTAGAGCGAGTGAGCTGCACAGATATTTATAGAGCAGGGGACGGTGTACATAAAATTTATCGTGCTACAAAGCCATTTTGGTGGGTTAATCCTCTAAATTTTGTCTATCCATATTTAGAAAAACGTTGCTTTAAAAATTCTAAAAAGATAATCGCAAATTCAAACTATATAAAAGAGCAAATCATCTCAGCTTACGGTGTCGATGAGTCAAAGATCGTTACCATTTACAACGGTATAAATTTGCCACAAAAAGTAGAAAAAGGTGAAGCAAAACTTAGCGTATGCGAAGAATTTGGACTCGATTACAATTTACCAATTGTGCTTTTTGTCGGAAATGGCTTTAAAAGAAAAGGGGTAAAGGACTTTTTGCTTCTTGTCTCAAAGCTAAAAACGCCAGTAAATGCGCTAATAGTAGGCAAAGATAAAAATTTAAATTCATATAAGAAGCTAGCAAAAAAGCTAAAGATAAATGCATTTTTTACAGGTGAGCAAAAAATGACTGCAAAATTTTATGAAGCAAGTGATATTTTTATATTTCCAACACACTATGAGCCATTTTCAAATGTCGTTTTAGAGGCACTTAGCTTTAAAAATATTGTCTTTACAACGGCTCAAAATGGGGCAGCTGAAATTTTAGAAAATCGTTTTATCATGCGTGAACCAAATGATGAAAGTATACTGGAGCTAGTGGAGCAGGTGCTTAATGATAATGACATGATGAGAGAGCTGCAAGAGAAGTCATTTTTACTTTCGCAAAAATTTAGTATAGAAGAAAATGCAAGCAAAACTCTTGAA
- the polA gene encoding DNA polymerase I has protein sequence MKTLTIIDTFGFFFRLYYAMSGLKNREGKPSGMISGFANFIASLKDEYQSDYLIFALDSKGKTLRHEILGDYKANRSEPPAQLKEQLPVCIDMIEKMGLYSLSREGYEADDIIASAVKFCKDKDIFVRIVTHDKDLYQLIEDGKVSIYSPQSKIDHDSASCFEKYGVYPAQVRDFLAIAGDSSDNIPGVKGIGAVGAKKLLAEYGSLEGIYENLSLLRNERTKNMLAAAKDEAFLSKKLATLFDDAVSSFDLEHSKFPEQNPLINISEILKEYDLNRLLKSLQKEENAEFKLGFRANLLLDEASVEKLLSDVTPETIVAFDTETTGVDSRSAKIVGFSFCFNDEDAYYVPVAHNYLGAPKQIDLKFATWAVAQIYKGCVIGQNLKYDFEIVKNNLGLNPPANFKDTMILAWLSDPNSSVGMDALAKRLYDYDTIKFEDVVKKGQTFGDLPLENAAKYASEDAWITLKFYKTFQNTLDKNLLALADTHEFPFILTLFDMEQNGIKINEAKMQKLILENDTKLKALTSEIYELSGENFNINSVKQLGVILFEHLKLPTKKKTKTGYSTDESVLAELTDAHPVIEKILAYRELYKLQSTYCEPLLALAKKDEGSRIYTSFLQTGTSTGRLSSKNPNLQNIPARGNLAKDVRECFEAREGYSFVGLDYSQIELRLLAHFSRDPALLEAFKNDEDIHARTAISIFGSSDGQNRAVAKSINFGLIYGMGSSKLANQVNITRAEAKEYIERYFKAFATIKEFLESIKISAKNDGFVQTLLGRKRYFDFKSATPMQIAMFEREAVNTVFQGSAADLVKMAMVKVRANLDEKANMLLQIHDELIFEVKDEFAQEFGKATQKTMEEIYTLNVPLKTSLNIAKNWGELK, from the coding sequence ATGAAAACACTTACAATTATTGATACTTTTGGTTTCTTTTTTAGGCTCTACTACGCCATGAGCGGACTTAAAAACCGTGAGGGCAAGCCAAGCGGAATGATAAGTGGCTTTGCAAATTTTATAGCAAGCCTCAAAGATGAATACCAAAGCGACTATCTCATCTTCGCACTTGATAGTAAGGGCAAGACCTTACGTCACGAAATTTTAGGTGATTACAAAGCAAATAGGAGCGAGCCACCAGCTCAGCTAAAAGAACAACTTCCAGTTTGCATAGATATGATAGAAAAAATGGGGCTTTACAGCCTTAGCCGAGAGGGCTACGAGGCCGATGATATCATCGCAAGTGCGGTTAAATTTTGCAAAGATAAAGATATATTTGTGCGTATCGTTACGCATGATAAAGACCTTTACCAGCTCATAGAGGACGGCAAAGTGAGCATCTACAGCCCACAAAGCAAGATTGATCATGATAGTGCAAGCTGCTTTGAAAAGTATGGCGTCTATCCAGCTCAGGTGAGGGACTTTTTAGCCATCGCTGGAGACAGCTCAGACAACATCCCAGGCGTCAAAGGCATCGGCGCAGTGGGAGCTAAGAAGCTTTTGGCTGAGTATGGCAGCTTAGAGGGAATTTATGAAAATTTATCCCTTCTTAGAAACGAGCGCACTAAAAATATGCTTGCCGCCGCAAAAGACGAAGCATTTTTGAGCAAAAAGCTAGCCACTTTATTTGATGACGCAGTTAGTTCATTTGATCTTGAGCACTCTAAATTTCCAGAGCAAAATCCTTTGATAAATATCTCAGAAATTTTAAAAGAGTACGATCTAAATAGGCTTCTTAAGAGCTTGCAAAAAGAGGAAAATGCTGAATTTAAGCTTGGCTTTAGAGCAAATTTACTCCTTGATGAGGCTAGCGTAGAAAAGCTCTTATCAGACGTCACGCCAGAGACCATCGTCGCCTTTGACACCGAGACCACAGGCGTTGATAGCAGGAGCGCAAAGATCGTTGGTTTTAGCTTTTGCTTTAACGACGAGGACGCCTACTACGTGCCAGTGGCCCATAACTACCTAGGCGCGCCAAAGCAAATAGACCTAAAATTTGCCACTTGGGCGGTAGCGCAAATTTATAAAGGCTGCGTGATCGGACAAAATTTAAAATATGACTTTGAGATCGTGAAAAACAACCTTGGGCTCAACCCTCCAGCAAATTTCAAAGACACGATGATACTTGCTTGGCTTAGCGATCCAAACTCAAGTGTCGGCATGGACGCGCTGGCAAAGAGACTTTATGACTACGACACGATCAAATTTGAAGATGTGGTCAAAAAGGGACAAACTTTTGGCGATTTGCCCCTAGAAAATGCCGCTAAATACGCAAGTGAGGACGCTTGGATAACGCTTAAATTTTATAAAACTTTTCAAAACACGCTTGATAAAAATTTACTAGCCCTTGCCGATACGCACGAGTTTCCTTTTATCCTCACGCTCTTTGACATGGAGCAAAACGGTATCAAGATAAACGAAGCCAAAATGCAAAAGCTCATCCTTGAAAACGACACCAAACTAAAGGCGCTAACAAGTGAAATTTACGAGCTAAGCGGCGAAAATTTCAACATAAACTCCGTAAAACAGCTTGGCGTCATACTTTTTGAGCACCTAAAGCTCCCGACCAAAAAGAAGACAAAAACAGGATATAGCACCGATGAGAGCGTGCTAGCTGAGCTTACGGACGCTCATCCAGTGATAGAAAAAATTTTAGCTTACCGCGAGCTATATAAACTGCAAAGCACCTACTGCGAACCACTTTTAGCACTTGCGAAAAAGGATGAGGGCTCGCGAATTTACACAAGCTTTTTACAAACTGGCACGAGCACTGGCAGGCTTTCAAGTAAAAATCCAAATTTACAAAATATCCCAGCTCGTGGCAACCTCGCAAAGGATGTCAGAGAGTGCTTTGAGGCGCGCGAGGGATATAGCTTTGTAGGGCTTGACTACAGCCAGATCGAGCTTAGACTGCTAGCTCACTTTAGCCGTGATCCTGCACTTCTTGAGGCGTTTAAAAATGATGAGGATATCCACGCAAGGACGGCTATTAGCATATTTGGTAGCAGCGACGGACAAAATAGAGCCGTGGCAAAGAGTATAAATTTTGGCCTAATTTACGGCATGGGCTCAAGCAAACTAGCAAATCAAGTAAATATCACAAGAGCCGAGGCAAAAGAGTACATAGAGCGCTATTTTAAGGCGTTTGCGACGATCAAAGAATTTTTAGAGAGCATAAAAATTTCAGCCAAAAACGATGGCTTTGTGCAGACACTACTTGGCAGAAAGCGCTACTTTGACTTTAAAAGTGCCACACCTATGCAAATAGCGATGTTTGAACGCGAGGCGGTAAATACGGTCTTTCAAGGCTCAGCAGCAGATCTTGTCAAGATGGCGATGGTAAAAGTTAGAGCAAATTTAGATGAAAAAGCGAATATGTTGCTTCAGATCCACGACGAGCTGATCTTTGAAGTAAAAGACGAATTTGCGCAGGAATTTGGCAAGGCGACACAAAAGACGATGGAGGAAATTTACACGTTAAATGTGCCACTTAAAACATCGCTAAATATCGCCAAAAACTGGGGTGAGCTAAAATAA